A part of Corynebacterium afermentans subsp. lipophilum genomic DNA contains:
- a CDS encoding HNH endonuclease family protein → MRRYLLILSALTVLVVPFPTGQLPIDVPTVPHRTTILGYDRAEFGPGWAAGARGCDTRATVMAAAFDADCAQPWPQWDGPRVVDPYTGDFLLPHDVEIDHILPVSAAWDLGAHRWDDATRERYYNDPRNLVAVSSAANQAKGDKLPSEWMPTDRRSRCAYGRRMVDVAKHYALPLPQADLRAVRRACSGVAGLLSRSEL, encoded by the coding sequence ATGCGCCGATACCTTCTTATCCTGTCCGCCCTCACTGTTCTGGTGGTGCCGTTTCCCACGGGGCAATTGCCTATCGACGTCCCAACGGTGCCCCACCGCACCACCATCCTCGGCTACGACAGAGCCGAGTTCGGCCCCGGCTGGGCCGCCGGCGCCCGCGGCTGCGACACCCGCGCCACGGTGATGGCTGCCGCATTTGACGCCGATTGCGCCCAGCCCTGGCCGCAGTGGGATGGTCCCCGAGTTGTAGACCCCTACACCGGGGATTTTCTTCTGCCGCACGATGTGGAAATCGACCACATCCTGCCCGTCTCCGCCGCGTGGGACCTAGGCGCCCACCGCTGGGACGACGCCACGCGGGAGCGCTACTACAACGACCCGCGCAACCTCGTCGCCGTGTCTTCCGCGGCTAACCAGGCCAAAGGCGACAAACTCCCGTCCGAATGGATGCCCACGGATAGACGCTCGCGCTGTGCGTATGGGCGCCGGATGGTGGACGTCGCAAAGCACTATGCTCTGCCGCTGCCCCAAGCTGACCTGCGGGCCGTGCGGCGCGCATGCTCCGGCGTCGCCGGGCTGCTCTCGCGCAGTGAGCTGTGA
- the putP gene encoding sodium/proline symporter PutP encodes MSDSFWLVLAIVLYFGVMVAIGFYSWRKTTKYDDYVLGDRGLGPLVAGISAGASDMSGWLLMGLPGALFVAGMSELWIVIGLFIGTWANWKWIAPRLRGYTEVAKNSITLPSFFENRTHDTSRVLRFTSAVIIIFFFTFYVSSGMVSGGRYYESTFGGEYIHGVLIVGSITVLYTFIGGFLAVSYTDVVQGGLMFLALITVPIMALMSLDNPSDIFSWATSNPYGPWEDGNPNYFNVVAGVSAGTIIGNIAWGLGYFGQPHIITRFMALRSPSEAKAARRTGTIWVAICYLGGIFTAMVATVYFGQKSASVTDQSGYETVFLDLARIMFHPLIAGIVLTAVLAAIMSTMSSQLLVTSSALIEDIYRIFKKNPNNTTLLVLSRAMVIGVALIGMLLALNPSDTILGLVGFAWAGFGSAFGPVVVASLYWKRLTSQGAIAGMIVGAVTSFVWGSVDALSGIIYEIVPGVILATLAMVIVSLATRPKEGVAEEFDTAAAATDYALSHPDEDFSAALRNRGGSTAV; translated from the coding sequence ATGTCCGATAGTTTCTGGCTAGTGCTTGCCATCGTCCTGTATTTCGGGGTGATGGTCGCCATCGGGTTCTACTCGTGGCGCAAGACAACAAAATACGACGACTACGTCCTCGGCGACCGCGGCCTCGGCCCACTCGTCGCCGGTATTTCCGCAGGCGCCTCGGACATGTCCGGCTGGCTGCTCATGGGCCTGCCCGGCGCCCTGTTCGTCGCCGGTATGAGTGAGCTGTGGATCGTCATCGGCCTGTTCATCGGCACCTGGGCCAACTGGAAGTGGATCGCGCCGAGGCTGCGCGGCTACACCGAAGTGGCCAAGAACTCGATCACGCTGCCCAGCTTCTTCGAGAACCGCACGCACGACACCTCGCGCGTGCTGCGCTTCACCTCCGCCGTGATCATCATCTTCTTCTTCACCTTCTACGTCTCCTCCGGCATGGTCTCCGGCGGCCGCTACTACGAATCCACCTTCGGCGGCGAATACATTCACGGCGTGCTCATCGTCGGCTCCATCACGGTGCTCTACACCTTCATCGGCGGCTTCCTCGCCGTGAGCTACACCGACGTGGTGCAGGGCGGCCTGATGTTCCTCGCCCTGATCACCGTGCCCATCATGGCGCTGATGTCCTTGGACAACCCGTCCGACATCTTCTCCTGGGCCACCTCCAACCCCTACGGCCCCTGGGAAGACGGCAACCCGAACTACTTCAACGTCGTCGCCGGCGTGTCCGCGGGCACCATCATCGGCAACATCGCCTGGGGTCTGGGCTACTTCGGCCAGCCCCACATCATCACCCGTTTCATGGCGCTGCGCTCCCCGTCTGAGGCGAAGGCAGCCCGCCGCACCGGCACCATCTGGGTGGCCATCTGCTACCTCGGCGGCATCTTCACCGCGATGGTGGCAACGGTCTACTTCGGCCAGAAGTCCGCGTCCGTGACCGACCAGTCCGGTTACGAGACCGTCTTCCTGGACCTGGCGCGCATCATGTTCCACCCGCTGATCGCCGGCATCGTGCTCACCGCCGTGCTCGCCGCGATCATGTCCACCATGTCCTCCCAGCTGCTGGTCACCTCGTCGGCGCTCATCGAGGACATCTACCGCATCTTCAAGAAGAACCCGAACAACACCACCCTGCTCGTGCTCTCCCGCGCCATGGTCATCGGCGTGGCCCTGATTGGCATGCTGCTGGCGCTGAACCCGTCCGACACCATCCTCGGCCTCGTCGGCTTCGCGTGGGCCGGCTTCGGCTCCGCGTTCGGACCCGTGGTGGTGGCGTCGCTGTACTGGAAGCGCCTCACCTCCCAGGGCGCGATCGCCGGCATGATCGTCGGCGCCGTGACCTCGTTTGTCTGGGGCTCCGTGGACGCGCTGTCCGGCATCATCTACGAGATCGTCCCGGGCGTCATCCTGGCCACCCTGGCCATGGTCATCGTCTCCCTGGCCACCCGCCCGAAGGAGGGTGTGGCAGAAGAGTTCGACACCGCCGCAGCCGCCACCGACTACGCCCTCTCCCACCCGGACGAGGACTTCTCCGCAGCGCTGCGGAACCGCGGAGGCTCCACCGCAGTCTAA
- a CDS encoding DUF2269 domain-containing protein, which produces MTTFLIFLHVAAAILLLGPVVVSTSMFPRQAAESRAGGEEATGRASVLYRITKTYGMLSLLVPLLGAAVLAFDWEAYKSNYWFHTAIVLSVIAWAILLAMVIPQQRKMMGTLGALPAADADPSDVTENFEKSKAKATAGAGIFNLLWMLTLILMFLPTPA; this is translated from the coding sequence ATGACTACATTCCTCATCTTCCTGCACGTTGCCGCAGCCATCCTGCTGCTCGGCCCCGTTGTTGTGTCGACTTCCATGTTCCCGCGCCAGGCCGCGGAATCCCGCGCCGGCGGCGAGGAGGCCACCGGCCGCGCGTCAGTGCTCTACCGCATCACCAAGACCTACGGCATGCTCTCCCTGCTCGTACCGCTGCTCGGCGCCGCCGTGCTCGCTTTCGACTGGGAGGCATACAAGTCCAACTACTGGTTCCACACTGCCATCGTGCTCTCCGTGATCGCCTGGGCCATCCTGCTGGCCATGGTCATCCCGCAGCAGCGCAAGATGATGGGCACCCTCGGCGCACTGCCGGCCGCCGACGCCGACCCGTCCGATGTGACCGAAAACTTTGAAAAGTCCAAGGCGAAGGCAACCGCCGGCGCCGGCATCTTCAACCTGCTGTGGATGCTCACCCTGATCCTGATGTTCCTGCCCACCCCGGCGTAA
- the hisD gene encoding histidinol dehydrogenase translates to MLSVTDLRGRALSVRELRKVLPRAGADVNAVVSQVTPIVDAVRERGAQAALEYGERFDGVRPVSVRVPAQILAEAVDGLDADVRAALETSIARIRAVHADQKPAEHTTELAPGATVTEVFRPVQRVGLYVPGGKAVYPSSVLMNAIPAQEAGVGSMVVCSPPQADFGGWPHPTILAACALLGIEEVWAVGGAQAVALLAFGDEDLEPVDMVTGPGNVFVAAAKRVVNGVVGIDAEAGPSEIAIIADGSADPVYLAYDLISQAEHDEQAASILITDSPALAEAVNREITDRYHVTLNAERVREALQGPQSGILLVDDLRSAVTITNAYAPEHLEIHTENAREVVSQVANAGAIFVGPYTPVPLGDYSAGSNHVLPTSGTASFAPGLSTHTFLKPVNVVEYSADALEEVADAVVTLADAERLPAHGEAIRVRQEQ, encoded by the coding sequence ATGCTGTCTGTGACTGATCTCAGAGGCCGCGCGTTGTCAGTGCGCGAACTCCGGAAAGTGCTGCCTCGCGCAGGCGCGGACGTGAACGCGGTGGTGTCGCAGGTGACTCCCATCGTGGACGCGGTGCGGGAGCGCGGCGCCCAGGCGGCGCTGGAGTACGGTGAGCGTTTCGACGGCGTGCGCCCGGTCTCTGTCCGTGTGCCCGCGCAGATATTAGCGGAGGCCGTGGACGGACTGGACGCGGACGTGCGCGCGGCGCTCGAGACCTCAATCGCGCGCATCCGTGCTGTACATGCGGACCAGAAACCCGCTGAGCACACCACCGAGCTAGCACCGGGAGCCACTGTGACGGAGGTGTTTCGCCCCGTACAGCGCGTAGGGCTGTATGTCCCGGGCGGGAAGGCCGTGTATCCCTCGAGCGTGCTCATGAACGCGATTCCCGCGCAAGAGGCTGGCGTCGGATCGATGGTGGTGTGCTCGCCGCCGCAGGCTGACTTTGGCGGTTGGCCGCACCCGACAATCCTCGCAGCGTGTGCGCTCTTGGGGATCGAGGAGGTGTGGGCGGTCGGCGGCGCCCAGGCAGTCGCGCTGCTCGCTTTTGGCGATGAGGACCTGGAGCCGGTGGACATGGTCACAGGCCCCGGAAACGTCTTCGTCGCCGCGGCGAAACGCGTGGTCAATGGCGTGGTGGGCATCGACGCTGAAGCAGGACCAAGCGAGATCGCGATCATCGCTGACGGCTCCGCCGACCCGGTGTACTTGGCGTACGACCTCATCTCCCAAGCTGAGCACGATGAACAAGCCGCATCGATTCTGATTACCGATTCGCCAGCGCTTGCAGAGGCCGTTAACCGCGAGATCACGGACCGCTACCACGTCACTCTGAACGCGGAGCGCGTGCGCGAAGCGCTGCAGGGACCGCAATCGGGCATTCTGCTTGTCGACGACCTCCGGTCCGCCGTCACCATCACCAACGCGTACGCACCGGAACACCTGGAAATCCACACCGAAAACGCGCGCGAGGTTGTGTCTCAGGTTGCCAATGCCGGCGCGATCTTCGTCGGCCCGTATACCCCTGTGCCGCTCGGCGACTACTCCGCCGGATCGAACCACGTGTTGCCGACATCTGGCACGGCGAGTTTCGCACCAGGGCTGAGCACCCACACCTTCCTCAAACCGGTCAACGTGGTGGAGTACTCCGCGGATGCGCTAGAGGAGGTGGCCGACGCAGTGGTCACGCTTGCGGACGCTGAAAGGTTGCCAGCCCACGGCGAAGCAATCAGGGTGAGACAGGAGCAGTAA
- a CDS encoding amino acid permease — MSVMTAPSETTSKPKPKRPGLNARHIHFIALGSAIGTGLFYGSAGAIQAAGPSVLLVYLLGGAVVYFMLRALGEMSVRNPVRGSFAVYCRKYLGGWGGYITGWMFAFEMMIVCLADLTAITIYMKFWFPTTPAWVWITVTLLIISAANLAAVRLFGELEFLLTLIKVGAVIAMIVGGAAILAFNLGSQPETMGVSNLWNDGGFFANGISGMAASFILVLFAFGGTEIIGVAGTEAENPDRSIPKAVNTVPARILIFYVLSILIILMINPWRTIDGEDSPFVQIFDTLGVSWAAALLNVVVLSASLSAINADLFGTGRVLAGLAKEKLAPRAMAKTYRDVPVMTVVMLIIALIVGVFLNQRYPDIFETVAALATFATIFVWLMILLAHIASRRNISPAEEQNLKFPVPLWPYGQWFSVAFILFTFGTMVWMEEFHTALIVGVAFLILMTILYFVTGRPQAIAEDEVEYDAK, encoded by the coding sequence ATGTCTGTTATGACAGCACCATCAGAGACCACCTCGAAGCCCAAACCGAAACGCCCCGGCCTGAACGCCCGCCACATCCACTTCATCGCGCTCGGCTCCGCCATCGGTACCGGCCTGTTCTACGGCTCCGCAGGCGCTATCCAGGCGGCCGGCCCGTCCGTGCTGCTGGTGTACCTGCTTGGCGGCGCGGTGGTGTACTTCATGCTCCGCGCGCTCGGCGAGATGAGCGTGCGCAACCCGGTGCGCGGCTCCTTCGCCGTGTACTGCCGCAAGTACCTGGGCGGCTGGGGCGGCTACATCACTGGCTGGATGTTCGCCTTCGAGATGATGATCGTGTGTCTGGCGGACTTAACCGCCATTACGATCTATATGAAGTTCTGGTTCCCGACAACACCCGCGTGGGTTTGGATTACGGTCACGCTCCTGATCATTAGCGCGGCGAACCTGGCTGCCGTCCGGCTCTTCGGCGAATTAGAGTTCCTGCTCACGCTGATCAAGGTCGGCGCTGTGATAGCCATGATCGTGGGCGGCGCCGCCATCCTCGCATTTAACCTCGGTTCGCAGCCCGAAACGATGGGCGTGAGCAACCTCTGGAATGATGGCGGTTTCTTCGCAAATGGCATTTCAGGCATGGCGGCATCATTCATTCTCGTGCTGTTCGCATTCGGCGGCACCGAAATCATCGGCGTCGCTGGCACCGAGGCCGAGAACCCGGACCGCTCCATCCCCAAGGCGGTGAACACCGTCCCGGCGCGCATCCTGATTTTCTACGTGCTGTCCATTCTGATCATCTTGATGATCAACCCGTGGCGCACCATCGACGGTGAGGACTCCCCCTTCGTCCAGATCTTCGACACTCTTGGTGTCAGCTGGGCGGCAGCGCTTCTCAATGTTGTGGTGCTGAGTGCGTCGCTGTCCGCCATCAACGCCGACCTGTTCGGCACTGGCCGCGTGCTCGCGGGTTTGGCCAAGGAGAAGCTGGCGCCGCGGGCGATGGCGAAGACCTACCGCGATGTGCCCGTGATGACGGTGGTCATGCTGATCATCGCTCTCATCGTCGGTGTCTTCCTGAACCAGCGTTACCCCGACATCTTTGAAACCGTCGCAGCGCTGGCCACCTTCGCCACCATCTTTGTGTGGTTGATGATCCTCCTCGCACACATTGCTTCTCGACGCAACATCTCCCCCGCCGAGGAGCAGAACCTGAAGTTCCCGGTGCCGCTTTGGCCGTACGGGCAATGGTTCTCCGTCGCGTTCATCCTGTTCACCTTTGGCACGATGGTGTGGATGGAGGAGTTCCACACTGCACTCATCGTCGGTGTCGCGTTCCTGATCTTGATGACGATCCTCTACTTCGTCACCGGTCGCCCGCAGGCGATTGCGGAGGATGAGGTCGAGTACGACGCGAAATAG
- a CDS encoding DEAD/DEAH box helicase has product MSISENATGGENGPDMNESENQNNPQDVAAEIVEAVVEDTRDAGVSEETGAADTVAIENDNDVLKLNDEPSAEPAAEPKKLENGFETLGLPDQVIEAVKRVGFEQPSPIQAQTIPLLMDGRDVVGLAQTGTGKTAAFALPVLSQIDPEKRYPQALVLAPTRELALQVSDSFQSFADHIGGVSILPIYGGQAYGIQLSGLRRGAQVIVGTPGRVIDHLEKGSLDISNLDFLVLDEADEMLNMGFQEDVERILEDTPDSKQVALFSATMPNAIRRISRDYLNDPEEVTVKSETRTNTNITQRYLFTAHRNKLDAITRILEVTEFEAMIVFVRTKNETEELAEKLRARGFSAAAINGDIAQQQRERTVDQLRDGRLDILVATDVAARGLDVERISHVLNYDIPNDTESYVHRIGRTGRAGRSGEAILFVTPRERRMLRSIERVTNATIEEMDLPTVDEVNESRKAKFMDSITESLEATDLQIFKTMVREYSAANNVPMDDIAAALATQALAGDEFLMKEPPRDKRDRRDRDRFDRDDRRGRGRDRFDRDDRGDRGRGRRFDDSGNFDTYRLDVGKRQHVRPGAIVGALANEGGLNSKDFGRITIGGDFTLVELPKNLDQAVLDRLVDTRISGQLINIQRDHGAPPRDRGGRGRGRGGRGGYRGGRGRDDRGGYRGGRGRGRDDRGGRWD; this is encoded by the coding sequence ATGAGCATTTCCGAAAACGCCACCGGCGGCGAGAATGGGCCGGACATGAATGAGTCGGAAAATCAGAACAACCCGCAGGATGTCGCGGCCGAGATCGTTGAGGCCGTAGTAGAGGACACCAGGGATGCGGGGGTTTCTGAGGAGACCGGCGCCGCGGACACCGTGGCCATTGAAAACGACAATGATGTGCTGAAGCTTAACGACGAGCCTTCGGCCGAACCCGCCGCCGAGCCCAAGAAGCTCGAGAACGGCTTCGAAACCCTCGGCCTGCCCGACCAGGTCATCGAGGCGGTCAAGCGCGTCGGCTTTGAGCAGCCGTCGCCGATCCAGGCGCAGACCATCCCGCTGCTTATGGACGGCCGCGACGTGGTCGGCCTCGCGCAGACGGGTACCGGCAAGACCGCGGCGTTCGCGCTGCCGGTGCTGTCCCAGATCGACCCGGAGAAGCGCTACCCGCAGGCGCTGGTGCTCGCGCCGACGCGTGAGCTGGCGCTGCAGGTCTCCGACTCCTTCCAGAGCTTCGCCGACCACATCGGCGGCGTGAGCATCCTGCCGATCTACGGCGGCCAGGCCTACGGCATCCAGCTGTCCGGGCTGCGCCGCGGCGCCCAGGTCATCGTGGGCACCCCGGGACGAGTCATCGACCACTTGGAGAAGGGGTCACTGGACATCTCCAACCTGGACTTCCTCGTTCTGGACGAGGCCGACGAGATGCTCAACATGGGCTTCCAGGAAGACGTCGAGCGCATCCTGGAAGACACCCCGGACTCCAAGCAGGTGGCGCTGTTCTCGGCGACGATGCCGAACGCGATCCGCCGCATCTCCCGCGACTACTTGAACGACCCGGAAGAGGTCACCGTCAAGTCGGAGACGCGCACCAACACCAACATCACGCAGCGCTACCTGTTCACGGCGCACCGCAACAAGCTCGACGCAATCACCCGCATCCTCGAGGTGACCGAGTTCGAGGCGATGATCGTGTTCGTGCGCACCAAGAATGAGACCGAGGAGCTGGCTGAAAAACTGCGCGCCCGCGGGTTCTCCGCCGCCGCCATCAACGGCGACATCGCCCAGCAGCAGCGCGAGCGCACCGTGGACCAGCTGCGCGACGGACGCCTGGACATCCTCGTGGCCACCGACGTCGCCGCCCGCGGCCTGGACGTCGAGCGCATCTCGCACGTGCTCAACTACGACATCCCCAACGACACGGAGTCCTACGTCCACCGCATCGGCCGCACCGGGCGTGCGGGGCGTTCCGGCGAGGCGATTCTGTTTGTCACCCCGCGCGAGCGCCGTATGCTGCGCTCCATCGAGCGCGTGACCAACGCGACCATCGAAGAGATGGACCTGCCCACCGTGGATGAGGTCAACGAGTCGCGCAAGGCCAAGTTCATGGACTCCATCACCGAGTCGCTCGAAGCCACCGACCTGCAGATCTTCAAGACCATGGTGCGCGAGTACTCCGCCGCGAACAACGTGCCTATGGACGACATCGCCGCCGCCCTGGCCACCCAGGCCCTGGCCGGCGACGAGTTCCTGATGAAGGAGCCGCCGCGCGACAAGCGCGACCGACGCGACCGCGACCGCTTCGACCGCGACGACCGCCGCGGGCGCGGACGCGACCGCTTCGACCGCGACGATCGCGGGGATCGGGGCCGCGGCCGCCGCTTCGACGACAGCGGCAACTTCGACACCTACCGCCTGGACGTGGGCAAGCGCCAGCACGTCCGCCCGGGTGCGATCGTCGGTGCGCTGGCCAACGAGGGCGGGCTGAACTCCAAGGACTTCGGCCGCATCACCATCGGCGGCGACTTCACCCTGGTGGAGTTGCCGAAGAACCTGGACCAGGCCGTGCTGGACCGCCTGGTGGACACCCGCATCTCCGGCCAGCTGATCAACATCCAGCGCGACCACGGCGCACCCCCGCGTGATCGCGGCGGGCGTGGCCGCGGCCGCGGCGGCCGGGGAGGCTACCGCGGCGGGCGCGGACGCGACGACCGTGGCGGTTACCGCGGCGGACGTGGCCGTGGCCGCGACGACAGAGGCGGCCGCTGGGATTAA
- a CDS encoding CitMHS family transporter — protein MTSPLALTLLGLAIIAVTVGLLLKGKTHPIVAMTLIPIVGAVLTGAGVAEISDFYTDGLDRVMNVVVMFIFAIIYFGILSDVGLFEPVIKALIKATRGTPLLVTLGTAAIAIVAHLDGSGSTTFLLTIPALLPLYEAMRMSRYVLLTIVALSASVMNMLPWGGPVGRASSVIGPSPNEIWAHLLPVQGVAIVLVFIVAAIFGVVEGRRASAAGPDAGTVDVNAVAEDFSNLQQEERAKLEFTQRSGSWGAWANALITIALIGVLVSGLASPAPAFLVGTALLLVINFAQLEDQTDVLRRHAPTALSMAGVILAAAMFLGILDGTGMLEQIALSLIAILPEAVGPYIHIIVGLLGVPLDLATSTDAYYFSVLPIVQQTAEAFGVSGMGAASAMIVGNVIGTFVSPFSPALWLALGLARGEMGKYIRLAFPVCWAFSVLLVLGSWTFGVFA, from the coding sequence ATGACTTCTCCCCTCGCGCTGACCCTGCTCGGCCTGGCCATCATCGCGGTCACGGTCGGGCTTTTGCTTAAAGGCAAGACCCACCCGATCGTCGCAATGACGCTCATCCCCATCGTCGGTGCTGTACTAACTGGCGCCGGCGTCGCCGAGATCTCCGACTTCTATACGGACGGCCTGGATCGAGTGATGAACGTTGTGGTGATGTTCATCTTCGCCATCATCTACTTCGGAATTCTCTCCGATGTCGGGCTGTTTGAACCAGTGATCAAGGCGCTGATCAAGGCCACGCGCGGCACGCCACTATTGGTCACACTGGGCACGGCCGCCATCGCCATCGTCGCCCACCTGGACGGCTCCGGCTCCACGACGTTTCTGCTCACCATCCCGGCGTTGCTCCCGCTGTACGAGGCGATGCGAATGTCTCGTTACGTGCTGCTGACTATCGTTGCGCTGTCCGCATCCGTGATGAACATGCTGCCGTGGGGAGGTCCCGTCGGCCGCGCCAGCTCAGTCATCGGCCCGTCACCGAACGAGATCTGGGCCCACCTGCTTCCGGTTCAGGGCGTCGCCATTGTGCTCGTATTCATCGTCGCCGCCATTTTCGGCGTGGTGGAAGGCCGCCGCGCATCCGCCGCAGGCCCGGACGCGGGCACCGTAGACGTCAACGCCGTCGCCGAGGACTTCTCTAACCTCCAGCAGGAGGAACGCGCCAAGTTGGAGTTCACGCAGCGCAGCGGCTCCTGGGGGGCGTGGGCGAACGCGCTGATCACTATCGCGCTGATCGGCGTCCTCGTGTCCGGCCTCGCATCTCCAGCACCGGCGTTTCTTGTCGGCACTGCGCTGCTGCTGGTGATCAACTTTGCCCAGCTCGAGGATCAAACCGACGTGTTGCGCCGCCACGCGCCCACCGCGTTGTCCATGGCCGGCGTCATTCTCGCCGCGGCGATGTTCCTGGGCATCCTCGACGGCACTGGCATGCTCGAGCAGATCGCGCTGTCGCTCATCGCCATCTTGCCGGAGGCAGTCGGCCCGTACATCCACATCATCGTCGGCCTTTTGGGTGTACCGCTGGACCTGGCGACCTCCACGGACGCCTACTACTTCTCTGTCCTTCCGATCGTGCAGCAGACCGCCGAGGCGTTCGGTGTATCCGGCATGGGCGCCGCGTCCGCGATGATCGTGGGCAACGTCATCGGCACCTTCGTCAGCCCGTTCTCCCCCGCGCTGTGGCTTGCGCTCGGTCTCGCCCGTGGCGAAATGGGCAAGTACATTCGCCTCGCGTTCCCGGTGTGCTGGGCGTTCTCGGTCCTGCTCGTTCTCGGGTCCTGGACATTCGGCGTGTTCGCGTAG